In Cryptococcus neoformans var. neoformans JEC21 chromosome 5 sequence, one genomic interval encodes:
- a CDS encoding expressed protein — protein MVFGLLCRWACNICSYLYPAYASYKALSIHPESSPEAMAQVERWLMYWAVVGTWTAVEAIIGWTITWMPFYSLIKTFVFLSLSLPQFEASTYIYRSHLSPFFQEHEQDIDAFLASSRSRAGFALVESVGWIWQKAKVQLNITLPDEQLQAAAMLAQNQGQGRPNEGGYPAQDVHQPPTLSDPASGALQTALHFVSNYAGRYMPVALTALSAAAASAKGQAGESQGGASSSITPQSRATQMPQQMTMPVPVPTPPVHQQQSDPSLRSRAFMHASSNNSAGQYPSLNNLKQQQQYQALSSARSPPQGFSGRSASGPAGPARMSQSSSRSSDESLGSRYEGYEQIGKDELQEMNNSRSRMQGKKNWFGWGGPAGMNDDRDDRDKID, from the exons ATGGTATTCGGCCTTCTCTGCAGGTGGGCATG TAACATTTGCTCTTACCTATACCCAGCATATGCATCCTACAAGGCATTATCTATCCACCCAGAAAGCTCACCCGAAGCGATGGCTCAAGTGGAGAGATGGTTGATGTACTGGGCAGTGGTTGGGACTTGGACAGCTGTTGAAGCTATAATCGGGTGGACTATTACATG GATGCCGTTCTACAGTCTTATTAAGACTTTTGTGTTCCTTTCTTTGTCGTTGCCACAATTTGAA GCCTCCACATATATCTACCGTTCTCATCTCTCACCATTTTTTCAGGAGCACGAGCAAGACATCGATGCCTTCCTCGCTTCTTCACGCAGTCGCGCAGGCTTTGCTTTGGTGGAAAGCGTGGGTTGGATTTGgcaaaaggcaaaggttCAGCTCAAC ATTACGTTGCCTGATGAGCAGCTTCAAGCGGCTGCCATGTTGGCTCAAAACCAAGGTCAAGGCCGACCTAATGAAGGAGGTTATCCTGCTCAGGATGTGCACCAACCTCCTACTCTTTCTGACCCTGCGTCCGGTGCTCTTCAGACGGCGTTGCATTTTGTTTCAAATTATGCTGGGAG ATACATGCCGGTTGCCCTCACAGCCCTTTCCGCTGCGGCAGCTTCAGCTAAAGGGCAAGCTGGCGAATCTCAAGGAGGCGCCTCATCAAGTATCACACCACAATCCCGTGCGACTCAGATGCCTCAGCAGATGACCATGCCCGTCCCTGTCCCGACTCCTCCTGTCCATCAGCAGCAATCTGACCCCTCTTTGCGTTCCCGCGCTTTTATGCACGCATCCAGCAATAACAGTGCAGGCCAATATCCAAGCCTGAACAACCTCaagcagcaacaacagtaTCAAGCGCTTAGCTCCGCTAGGTCTCCTCCCCAAGGCTTTTCGGGCAGATCCGCATCAGGTCCTGCAGGTCCTGCACGGATGTCTCAATCCTCGTCACGCAGTTCAGATGAGTCTCTCGGCTCCAGATATGAAGGATATGAGCAAATTGGGAAGGACGAGCTACAAGAAATGAATAACTCCAGGTCACGGATgcagggaaagaagaattggTTTGGATGGGGTGGACCCGCTGGCATGAATGATGACAGGGATGACAGGGATAAGATCGACTAA